In Mycobacterium sp. JS623, one genomic interval encodes:
- a CDS encoding enoyl-CoA hydratase/isomerase family protein, which produces MILQISDQNRVRTLTLNRPDTLNAFNEELYHATAMALRDAANDPDVAVVLLTGAGRAFSAGNDLNEMQRRITDPTFNEQGSHFSTMIDALAELPKPLICAVNGLGVGIGATILGYADLVFMSSTARLKTPFTSLGVAPEAASSYLLPQLMGRQNAAWLLMSSEWVDAAEAQRMGLAWKVCEPDELLPEARRHAEVLASRPISSLMAVKQTIVEPTRAEIAAATAREIAQFAELLGAAANADALAEFTQKRTS; this is translated from the coding sequence GTGATCCTGCAGATCTCTGACCAGAACCGAGTGCGCACGCTCACCCTGAATCGGCCAGACACCCTCAACGCGTTCAACGAGGAGCTCTACCACGCGACCGCGATGGCGCTGCGTGACGCCGCGAACGATCCCGATGTGGCAGTCGTATTGTTGACCGGCGCGGGACGGGCGTTCTCCGCGGGCAACGACCTCAACGAGATGCAGCGACGCATCACCGATCCCACATTCAATGAGCAGGGCAGCCACTTCTCCACGATGATCGATGCGCTCGCCGAGCTGCCCAAGCCGCTGATCTGCGCGGTCAACGGGCTCGGAGTGGGTATCGGCGCAACGATCTTGGGCTACGCGGATCTCGTGTTCATGTCCTCGACGGCCCGGCTGAAGACACCGTTCACCAGTCTTGGTGTGGCGCCGGAGGCGGCGTCGTCATATCTGCTGCCGCAGTTGATGGGCCGGCAAAACGCCGCGTGGCTGCTGATGTCCTCGGAGTGGGTCGACGCCGCCGAGGCGCAGCGGATGGGGCTGGCGTGGAAGGTGTGCGAGCCGGACGAGCTGTTGCCCGAAGCCCGCCGCCACGCCGAAGTTCTTGCCTCCCGCCCGATTTCGAGCCTGATGGCGGTCAAGCAGACAATCGTCGAACCAACACGCGCAGAGATCGCCGCCGCCACTGCCAGGGAGATAGCACAATTCGCCGAATTGCTCGGCGCGGCCGCCAACGCCGATGCGCTTGCCGAGTTCACCCAAAAACGCACGAGCTGA
- a CDS encoding phosphotransferase family protein has translation MTSRPAADEIAALLEPIARQRIAGAADARIANWLAAERGLSTETFLFDLEHDDDPTTLKQLVFRRPPEISIFPDYDLTRQVMVMNRLRDTPISVPTVYWLDREGTDLGTPYYVMEQLPTIGTAADYPSYHSHGLYYDATPQQRSTMWWGCVQAIADVHALDWRSLRLEKLLMPQRGEHPLEQVVEYCDELLTWGSPASRPKELVDAVKWLRDNVYEPEHLVLCWGDSRLSNVLYGPDYEVTAVLDWELAYIGDHEADLAWLLFVDWACAEYQGVPRLDGTPSREETIDRYEQLSGRTVRNLRYNEVLAAVELGIPVSRLETRLRNQGLLTGDLALTGFCVERIRQLLG, from the coding sequence ATGACCTCCCGTCCCGCAGCGGACGAGATTGCCGCGCTGCTCGAGCCGATTGCGCGCCAGCGGATCGCAGGCGCCGCGGACGCGCGCATCGCCAACTGGCTTGCCGCCGAGCGCGGCCTGTCCACCGAGACGTTCCTGTTCGACCTTGAGCATGACGACGACCCAACGACGCTGAAACAGTTGGTGTTTCGGCGGCCGCCCGAGATCAGTATCTTTCCGGACTACGACCTGACGCGTCAGGTCATGGTGATGAACCGGCTTCGCGACACCCCGATCAGCGTGCCGACCGTGTACTGGCTGGACCGCGAAGGCACCGACCTCGGCACGCCGTATTACGTGATGGAGCAGCTGCCGACGATCGGCACCGCCGCCGACTACCCGTCGTATCACTCGCATGGCCTGTACTACGACGCGACTCCCCAACAGCGATCCACGATGTGGTGGGGCTGCGTGCAGGCGATCGCCGACGTGCACGCGCTCGATTGGCGCAGCCTACGGCTGGAAAAGTTGCTGATGCCACAGCGAGGCGAGCATCCGCTCGAGCAGGTCGTCGAGTACTGCGATGAGCTGCTCACATGGGGGTCGCCTGCGAGCAGGCCCAAGGAGCTGGTCGACGCGGTGAAGTGGTTGCGCGACAACGTCTATGAGCCCGAGCATCTGGTGTTGTGCTGGGGCGACAGCCGACTGTCCAACGTCCTTTACGGACCGGACTATGAGGTCACCGCGGTGCTCGACTGGGAGCTCGCCTACATCGGTGACCACGAGGCCGATCTGGCGTGGCTGCTGTTCGTCGACTGGGCCTGCGCGGAGTATCAGGGCGTACCCCGCCTGGACGGGACGCCGAGCCGCGAGGAAACCATCGATCGCTACGAGCAGTTGTCGGGGCGCACGGTGCGGAACCTGCGCTACAACGAAGTGCTCGCCGCGGTCGAGCTCGGTATCCCGGTGTCCCGGTTGGAGACCCGGCTGCGAAACCAGGGACTGCTGACCGGCGATCTCGCGTTGACCGGGTTCTGTGTCGAGCGAATCCGACAGCTGCTCGGCTAG
- a CDS encoding (2Fe-2S)-binding protein yields MFVCLCTGTTSHVVDEVVANGAKTSKQIAEACGAGGDCGRCRRTLRAIIEAHYAGRAAQTVSH; encoded by the coding sequence ATGTTCGTCTGCCTATGCACTGGGACCACCAGCCACGTCGTCGACGAAGTGGTGGCCAACGGCGCGAAGACGTCCAAGCAGATCGCAGAGGCCTGCGGTGCGGGCGGCGACTGCGGACGGTGCAGGCGCACCCTGCGGGCGATCATCGAAGCCCATTACGCGGGGCGCGCCGCGCAAACCGTCAGCCACTAG
- the bfr gene encoding bacterioferritin — MQGDPDVLKLLNEQLTSELTAINQYFLHSKMQANWGFTEIAEHTRKESFEEMQHAEAITDRILILDGLPNYQRLFSLRVGQTLREQFEADLAIEYEVMARLKPGIVMCREKEDATSANLFERILADEEEHIDYLETQLQLMDKLGEQLYLAQCVSRPPTSL; from the coding sequence ATGCAAGGCGATCCGGACGTTTTGAAACTGCTCAACGAGCAGTTGACGAGCGAACTCACGGCGATCAACCAATACTTTCTGCATTCCAAGATGCAGGCGAATTGGGGATTCACTGAGATCGCAGAACACACCCGGAAAGAGTCGTTCGAGGAAATGCAGCATGCGGAGGCAATCACCGACCGCATTCTCATCTTGGACGGGCTGCCGAATTATCAGCGCCTTTTCTCGCTGCGGGTCGGCCAAACCCTGCGCGAGCAGTTCGAAGCCGACCTGGCCATCGAATACGAAGTAATGGCGCGGCTGAAGCCGGGCATCGTGATGTGTCGTGAGAAGGAAGACGCCACCTCCGCGAACCTGTTCGAGAGGATCCTCGCCGATGAAGAGGAACACATCGATTACTTGGAGACCCAGCTGCAGCTGATGGACAAGCTCGGCGAGCAGCTCTACCTCGCACAGTGCGTGTCGCGGCCACCGACCTCGCTCTAG
- a CDS encoding MDR family MFS transporter, translating to MTTTAPTAAAADPESGGALISPQRRNLIFVAVLLGMLLAALDQTIVATALPTVVADLGGAGHQSWVVTSYLLASTIVTAVVGKLGDLFGRKVVFAAAIVFFLGGSVLCGLAGSMTMLVASRALQGIGGGAIMVTATALIGEVIPLRDRGRYQGALGAVFGVTTVVGPLLGGFFTDHLSWRWAFWINVPVAVVVFFVAIAAIPSLGRTGRPLIDYAGIVFVGVGASGLTLATSWGGTEYAWGSPVIIGLFVASAAALAVFVWVESRAAEPILPIRLFRSPVFTVCCVLSFIVGFAMLGALTFLPTFMQFVDGVSATVSGLRTLPMVAGLLLTSMGSGVLVSRTGRYKIFPVVGTAVMVLGFVLLSRMDATTPIMLQSLYLFILGTGIGMCMQVLILIVQNTSNFADLGVATSGVTFFRTIGSSFGAAIFGSLFTNFLQDRIGPALAASGAPPAAAQSPQVLHQLPHDVAAPIVDAYADSLGMVFLCAAPVAFVGFIVALLLKEVPLREMDAVNAVDLGEGFGMPSTDSPDKVLETAIGRMMRNSPEIRLRSICERQGCELDVARLWALIQIYRHNQVFGSARLTGIAERLRVPCEILEPTFDRLVDTGYALRTGDLLWLTQAGARQVDAVSSALINRIIEKLASSPTFEGRPDRVQVEAALERIAHRVLVQRDWDDERKELATAS from the coding sequence ATGACAACAACGGCACCGACGGCCGCCGCCGCGGATCCCGAATCCGGCGGCGCCCTGATCAGCCCGCAGCGCCGCAACTTGATCTTTGTTGCGGTATTGCTCGGCATGCTGTTGGCCGCGCTGGACCAGACGATTGTCGCCACCGCGCTGCCGACGGTGGTCGCAGACCTCGGCGGCGCGGGCCACCAGTCATGGGTCGTGACCAGCTATCTGCTGGCGTCGACGATCGTCACTGCCGTCGTCGGCAAGCTCGGCGACCTGTTCGGCCGCAAGGTCGTCTTCGCTGCGGCGATCGTCTTCTTCCTGGGCGGCTCGGTGCTGTGTGGGTTGGCGGGGTCGATGACCATGCTGGTGGCGTCGCGGGCGCTGCAGGGCATCGGCGGCGGCGCCATCATGGTGACCGCCACCGCCCTGATAGGTGAGGTCATCCCGCTGCGGGACCGCGGGCGCTATCAGGGTGCGCTCGGTGCTGTGTTCGGCGTCACGACGGTGGTGGGGCCGTTGCTCGGCGGCTTCTTCACCGACCATCTCAGCTGGCGCTGGGCGTTCTGGATCAACGTGCCGGTGGCCGTGGTGGTGTTCTTCGTGGCGATCGCGGCGATACCGTCGCTCGGCCGGACCGGCCGCCCGTTGATCGACTACGCCGGCATCGTGTTCGTGGGTGTTGGCGCCTCGGGACTCACGCTGGCCACCAGCTGGGGTGGCACGGAATACGCCTGGGGTTCACCCGTCATCATCGGGCTGTTCGTCGCCTCCGCCGCGGCGCTGGCCGTATTCGTATGGGTGGAAAGCCGTGCGGCAGAACCGATCCTGCCGATCCGGTTGTTCCGCAGCCCGGTGTTCACCGTGTGTTGTGTGCTGTCGTTCATCGTCGGGTTCGCGATGCTGGGTGCGTTGACCTTCCTGCCGACCTTCATGCAGTTCGTCGACGGCGTATCGGCAACGGTGTCTGGGCTGCGTACGCTGCCGATGGTCGCTGGTCTGCTTCTGACTTCGATGGGCAGCGGCGTGCTGGTGAGCCGCACTGGCCGCTACAAAATCTTCCCCGTCGTCGGGACCGCGGTGATGGTTCTCGGATTCGTGCTGTTGTCGCGGATGGATGCGACGACCCCAATAATGTTGCAGTCGTTGTACCTGTTCATCCTCGGCACCGGGATCGGCATGTGTATGCAGGTGCTCATCCTGATCGTGCAGAACACCTCGAACTTTGCCGATCTCGGGGTGGCGACGTCCGGCGTCACGTTCTTCCGGACCATCGGAAGCTCTTTCGGCGCAGCGATTTTCGGATCGCTGTTCACCAACTTCCTGCAGGACCGCATCGGTCCCGCGCTGGCCGCCAGCGGGGCACCACCTGCGGCCGCGCAGTCACCGCAGGTGTTGCACCAATTGCCGCACGATGTCGCCGCGCCGATCGTCGACGCGTATGCGGATTCGCTGGGCATGGTGTTTCTGTGCGCTGCTCCGGTTGCGTTCGTCGGATTCATCGTCGCGCTGCTTCTCAAAGAGGTTCCGCTGCGCGAGATGGACGCCGTCAACGCCGTCGATCTCGGCGAGGGCTTCGGCATGCCGAGCACCGACTCGCCGGACAAGGTACTGGAGACCGCCATTGGCCGGATGATGCGGAATTCACCGGAGATCCGGCTGCGCAGCATCTGTGAACGGCAGGGCTGCGAACTCGACGTCGCGCGACTGTGGGCGCTGATCCAGATCTATCGGCACAATCAGGTTTTCGGGTCGGCGCGGCTGACTGGGATCGCCGAGCGGTTGCGGGTGCCGTGCGAAATCCTCGAGCCGACGTTCGATCGGCTGGTCGACACGGGCTACGCGCTGCGCACAGGTGATCTGTTGTGGCTGACCCAAGCCGGGGCCAGGCAGGTCGATGCGGTGTCGTCGGCTTTGATCAACCGGATCATCGAGAAGCTGGCGTCCTCGCCAACCTTCGAGGGGCGACCGGACCGCGTCCAGGTCGAGGCGGCGCTGGAACGCATCGCGCACCGCGTCCTGGTGCAGCGCGACTGGGACGACGAACGCAAAGAGCTCGCGACAGCGAGCTGA
- a CDS encoding carboxymuconolactone decarboxylase family protein encodes MSRIGPFADDDAAAWVAKSPDIGIAMAGFTNAVYNKNRLPMRVRELARMVIALDNECVVCQNTRDSDGIAAGVDEDLYDHAAEWRTWPGYSAQERVAAEFAERFASDHTGLRDDEDFWARCSEQFSDELLTDLALSCAMWLGMGRMLRTLDIGQSCKITL; translated from the coding sequence ATGAGCCGAATTGGACCCTTCGCTGACGACGACGCGGCCGCCTGGGTGGCGAAGTCCCCCGACATCGGTATCGCCATGGCCGGCTTCACCAACGCGGTCTACAACAAGAACCGGCTGCCGATGCGGGTCCGCGAGTTGGCACGGATGGTCATCGCCCTCGACAACGAATGCGTGGTCTGCCAGAACACCCGCGACTCCGACGGGATCGCGGCAGGCGTCGACGAGGACCTCTACGACCACGCCGCCGAATGGCGGACGTGGCCTGGCTACAGCGCTCAGGAGCGCGTCGCCGCCGAGTTCGCCGAGCGCTTCGCCAGTGACCACACGGGCCTGCGCGACGACGAGGACTTCTGGGCCCGCTGCAGCGAGCAGTTCAGCGACGAACTGCTGACCGACCTGGCGCTGTCGTGCGCGATGTGGCTGGGCATGGGCCGAATGCTGCGCACGCTCGACATCGGCCAAAGCTGCAAGATCACGCTCTGA
- a CDS encoding glutamine synthetase family protein → MAVMAAKPLAAAAIAQLEADGVATLIGTVVNPAGLTHAKTVPLRRMGTFADPGLGASPVWHVFAIDQVGTVFGEKTGVVGDQRIRIDLGALRILGDGLAWAPGAFFNQDGSPDPYCSRGALSRVQQRLVDAGIETLVGHELEFVLVAPDGSRLPAHMWAQYGLAGVLEFEGFIRDVTDAATASGVPIEQFHPEYGLNQFEISLSPQSPVAAADQLVLMRIIIGRVARQYGLRVSLSPVPFAGSVGSGAHQHFSMKHGETPLFSGGDGAGGMTTEGESAVAGLLAGLPEAQGILSGSVVSGLRMQPGFWSGAYVCWGTENREAAVRYLIGGPSNPQGANVEVKVIDPSANPYYATATILGLALDGIERELPLPPETTVDPAKLTDDQRTRAGIKLLASSQAEALDALDQSALIRGILGDDSVDAVLAVRRYEQQNYGELSPADLADKFRLAWSV, encoded by the coding sequence ATGGCTGTCATGGCAGCCAAACCGCTGGCCGCTGCGGCCATCGCCCAATTGGAGGCCGACGGGGTCGCCACGCTGATCGGCACGGTCGTCAACCCGGCCGGGCTCACGCACGCCAAGACGGTTCCGCTGCGCAGGATGGGCACATTCGCGGATCCGGGACTCGGTGCAAGTCCTGTGTGGCACGTGTTCGCGATCGATCAGGTCGGCACCGTCTTCGGGGAGAAGACAGGCGTCGTAGGGGATCAGCGCATCCGGATCGACCTGGGCGCTCTGCGCATCCTCGGCGACGGATTAGCTTGGGCTCCAGGTGCTTTCTTCAATCAGGACGGCTCACCCGACCCGTACTGCAGTAGGGGAGCACTGAGCCGGGTGCAGCAGCGACTTGTGGATGCGGGCATCGAGACGCTCGTCGGGCATGAGTTGGAGTTCGTTCTCGTCGCACCCGACGGCAGCCGACTCCCTGCTCACATGTGGGCGCAGTACGGCCTGGCGGGGGTCCTGGAGTTCGAGGGCTTCATACGCGATGTCACCGATGCCGCCACGGCTTCCGGTGTTCCGATCGAACAGTTCCATCCCGAGTACGGGCTGAATCAGTTCGAGATCTCGCTGTCACCGCAGTCGCCCGTCGCGGCCGCCGACCAACTCGTGCTGATGCGCATCATCATCGGGCGGGTGGCGCGGCAGTACGGGTTGCGCGTCAGCCTGTCACCGGTGCCCTTCGCGGGCAGCGTCGGATCGGGTGCCCATCAACACTTTTCGATGAAACACGGCGAGACGCCGTTGTTCTCCGGTGGCGATGGCGCCGGCGGGATGACAACAGAGGGCGAGTCCGCGGTGGCCGGCCTACTCGCGGGTCTGCCCGAGGCACAAGGCATCCTGTCCGGATCTGTGGTGTCGGGGCTGCGGATGCAGCCTGGATTCTGGTCGGGCGCATACGTCTGCTGGGGCACCGAGAACCGGGAAGCCGCGGTGCGCTACTTGATCGGCGGCCCCAGCAATCCACAAGGCGCGAATGTCGAAGTAAAAGTGATCGACCCGTCAGCCAATCCGTACTACGCGACCGCAACGATCCTCGGCCTCGCCCTCGACGGCATCGAGCGCGAACTGCCGTTGCCACCCGAGACAACGGTCGACCCCGCCAAGCTCACCGACGACCAGCGCACGCGGGCCGGAATCAAGTTGTTGGCCTCGAGCCAAGCCGAGGCTCTGGATGCGCTCGACCAATCCGCCTTGATCCGCGGCATTCTCGGCGACGATTCGGTGGACGCGGTGCTTGCGGTGCGGCGTTACGAACAACAAAACTACGGCGAGCTCAGCCCGGCGGACCTTGCCGACAAGTTCCGGCTGGCCTGGAGCGTATGA
- a CDS encoding N-acyl-D-amino-acid deacylase family protein produces the protein MFDLKITGGTVVDGTGAERFSADVAIKGGRIVEVRRRNGDDTVLEGDAAETLDATGRVVAPGFVDIHTHYDGQVSWDPLLAPSSLHGVTTVVGGNCGVGFAPVTPGREQWLIELMEGVEDIPGSALAEGITWQWESFPEYLDAIEKRPLAVDFGTQIAHGAVRGYAMGDRGARNEVATDDDIAAMARIVQEAIEAGALGFSTSRTEGHRAIGGEAVPGTYAAEQELFGLGRAMAAGGRAVFEVAPQGVAGESPAEASIRELEWMTKLAGEIERPVSFAMIQTPGAPDLWKEMLERAGKAVENGIEVYAQIAARPFGMLFGFPGYHAFTHRPTYRKLKAELDREQLAHRLADPAVRAAILAESDLPPDPAVLFDAMYGLIQHSADKIYPLGFPLDYEPTPDQTVAAIAARRGQGPLATMYDLMLESDAGAMLMLPFYNYAEGNHDAIYEMLTHPAAVSGLSDGGAHCGLICDASYPTFLLSHWARDRHRGPKLSLEYVVRKQTLDTATLFGLSDRGVIQVGKKADINVIDMDALNLELPKMTYDLPAGGRRLIQSARGYDATVVSGAVTRRHGVDTGARPGRLIRGVR, from the coding sequence ATGTTTGACCTGAAGATCACCGGCGGAACGGTCGTCGACGGAACGGGCGCTGAGCGGTTCAGCGCCGACGTCGCCATCAAGGGCGGCCGCATCGTCGAAGTGCGCCGGCGCAATGGTGACGACACTGTGCTTGAAGGTGACGCCGCCGAGACGCTCGATGCGACAGGTCGCGTTGTGGCACCGGGGTTCGTCGACATCCACACTCACTACGACGGCCAGGTCAGCTGGGATCCGCTCTTGGCGCCGTCGAGTCTGCACGGCGTCACCACCGTGGTCGGCGGCAACTGCGGCGTGGGCTTCGCACCCGTCACCCCCGGCCGCGAGCAGTGGTTGATCGAATTGATGGAAGGCGTCGAGGACATCCCCGGCAGTGCGCTGGCCGAAGGCATCACCTGGCAGTGGGAAAGCTTCCCCGAATACCTCGACGCCATCGAGAAGCGGCCCTTAGCCGTCGATTTCGGTACCCAGATCGCACACGGCGCAGTACGCGGCTATGCAATGGGCGACCGCGGCGCCCGCAACGAGGTGGCAACCGACGACGACATCGCGGCGATGGCCCGGATCGTGCAGGAGGCTATCGAGGCTGGGGCGCTTGGCTTTTCGACGTCGCGCACCGAGGGCCACCGTGCCATCGGCGGTGAAGCGGTGCCGGGTACCTACGCGGCCGAACAGGAGCTGTTCGGGCTCGGTCGGGCGATGGCCGCCGGTGGCCGCGCAGTGTTCGAGGTGGCGCCGCAGGGCGTGGCCGGTGAAAGTCCCGCCGAGGCGTCGATTCGCGAACTCGAGTGGATGACGAAGCTGGCGGGCGAGATCGAGCGGCCGGTGTCGTTCGCGATGATCCAGACGCCGGGCGCGCCGGATCTGTGGAAGGAGATGCTGGAGCGCGCGGGCAAGGCGGTCGAGAACGGCATCGAGGTCTACGCGCAGATCGCGGCCCGGCCGTTCGGGATGCTGTTCGGCTTCCCTGGCTACCACGCGTTCACGCACCGACCGACCTACCGCAAGCTCAAGGCGGAACTGGATCGCGAGCAATTGGCCCACCGGCTCGCGGACCCCGCTGTCCGCGCCGCGATTCTGGCCGAGTCGGATCTGCCGCCGGACCCGGCGGTGCTATTCGACGCGATGTACGGCCTGATTCAGCACAGCGCCGACAAGATCTATCCGTTGGGGTTCCCGCTCGACTACGAACCGACGCCTGATCAGACCGTCGCCGCCATCGCCGCGCGCCGCGGACAGGGTCCGTTGGCCACCATGTACGACCTGATGCTCGAGTCCGATGCTGGCGCGATGTTGATGCTGCCGTTCTACAACTACGCCGAGGGCAACCACGACGCCATCTACGAGATGTTGACACATCCCGCGGCGGTGTCGGGCCTCTCCGATGGCGGTGCGCACTGCGGGCTGATCTGTGATGCCTCCTACCCCACGTTCCTGCTGTCTCATTGGGCGCGCGACCGGCACCGTGGCCCGAAGCTCTCGCTCGAGTACGTCGTGCGTAAGCAAACGCTGGACACCGCAACCCTTTTCGGCCTGTCAGATCGCGGCGTGATCCAGGTTGGCAAGAAGGCGGATATCAACGTCATCGATATGGATGCGCTCAACCTCGAGCTGCCGAAGATGACCTACGACCTGCCCGCCGGCGGTCGCAGGTTGATCCAGAGCGCACGTGGCTACGACGCGACAGTGGTCAGTGGGGCCGTCACCCGCCGCCACGGCGTCGACACAGGAGCCAGGCCCGGGCGGTTGATCCGCGGCGTGCGGTAG